The region TTTGTTGACTTAACTATGACCCAAAAAAAGTCTTGCTACTGGCATTAATACAGACTTTCGCAAAGGTCAATATTTTTTTATACTATGAGCAACGTAAAGATAAGACTTACAATTTTGAACTTTCTTCAGTTTTTTGTATGGGGAACCTGGTTACTTTCTTTTGGAAAATATTTGAACAGTACGCTGGGATTTACCGGAGAGCAAATTGGCGCCATTTTTATGGCTGTAGGTATAGGTGCTATTTTTATGCCTGCATTGATGGGTATTTTGGCAGACCGCTATATTAAACCCAACAATGTTTTTGCGGCATTGCACATTTTGGGTGCCGGAATGTTATTTCTGGCTGCGCGGGAGCAAACTTTCAGCGCATTATATCCTGTAATGCTCATTTATTTAATGCTCTACATGCCAACCATATCGCTGAATAACAGTATTTCATATGAAATACTTAAGCGTGAGCGCTTTGATGTAGTGAAAGCATTTCCTCCAATACGTGTTTGGGGAACAATAGGATTTATTATTGCTGTTTGGATTGTTGATTTCCTTGGTTGGGGCGTCAGCGAAAATCAGTTGTATTTTGCCGCTGCATTCTCTCTCATATTGGGTTTGTATTCTTTAACATTCAAAACCCAAAAACCGGCGAAAACCGGCGAAAAATTTTCGCTCTACAAAGCATTGGGTCTTGATGCCTTTGTGCTATTTAAAGAGCGTAAAATGGCAGTTTTCTTTATTTTTTCAATTTTACTCGGTGCTGCTTTGCAGATTACAAATATGTGGGGTGAAGCCTTTATTCATGACTTTGGCAGCCTTACAGAGTTTAAAGACACATTTGCCGTAAAAAATAACGGTATAATTATGTCTATCTCACAAATGTCTGAAGTGTTGTTTATTCTTACCATACCTTTCTTTTTAAAGCGCTTTGGCATTAAGAAAGTGATGTTGATGAGTATGTTTGCATGGGTTTTACGCTTTATGCTATTCAGTGCCGGCGGTCCTGTTGGTATTGGCCTTGCATTGATCATACTTTCAAATATCGTATATGGAATGGCATTTGACTTTTTCAATATTTCAGGTTCTTTATTTGTTGAAAAAGAGGCGAAACCAGAAATTCGTGGTAGTGCACAGGGTTTATTTATCATTATGGCCAATGGTTTCGGCGCCATGATCGGTGCTTACTTCAGTGGTTGGATTATTGATCTTTATACTACGAATGGAGTTAAAGATTGGGATAGTATCTGGGCAATTTTTGGGATTTATGCACTTATAGTGGCAATTGCCTTTATGATTCTGTTTAAATATAAGCACAATCCCGAAGAAATTAAAAAAGCCGAAGAGGCTGGTAAGATATAAGTTATCGAAGTTTTTATAAGAATCAGATAAAAGAAAAGAGAGAAAGGATAATATTATTCTTTCTCTCTTTGATTTATTTCATCTCTTAGTTCAGAAGCCAGTTCGTAGTTTTCTTTTTCTATAGCTTCATTGAGCATTTTTTTCAGGTCTTCCAGTGTTTTTTGGGCGTATTTCTCTTTCTGTTCTTCACGTGAGAGGGTGGTTTTACTTACACCAGCTTCTCGGTCATCGTTTTTTTCTGTTTCCAGCTCAATGCCTGCTTTTTCCATTACCGCCGGCGTTGTGTAAATCGGGCATTTGAAGCGCAGCGCTAAAGCAATACTATCACTCGTGCGGGCATCAATTTTAATGCGGCTGTTTCCATTGTCACACGTAATTTCGCTGTAAAATATACCCTCTTCGAGCCGGTTAATTGTTACATCAATAATATTTATACTGTATGCATCTGCAAAATTTACAAATAAGTCGTGCGTCAGGGGTCTTGGTGGCTTAAGGCCTTCGAGTTCTATGGCAATTGCCTGGGCCTCAAAACCACCAATTATTATCGGTATTCTTCGCTCTCCGTTATCTTCAGCAAGTATGAGTGCATAAGCACCGGTTTGCGTTTGACTATAAGAAATTCCCAGTACTTTAAGTTTGATTTTATCCATAAAGAGTTTATTCCATTACATATCTACAAACTTACATAATTTTTTCCTGTTTTTTATACCGACGAGCGAATCCCCTCATTGTTCATTTATTCTTTAAATAGTGCCTGCAAGAAAACTCCAATAACTGCGTTATGACCATTTTGAAAACAGTCACTTGCGAAAGTAAACTCATTGATTTTCAAAGCAGCCAAGCCTTGTTCTTGAAGTTTTATTACCAGGCACACCCAAAAACAGGTAGTTTTCTTGCTGAGACTAAATGAGGCCATTTTGATGTTTTTCCTCAATTTTTTCCAGCATGTCTATGGTCATTGCCGCCAGATTAAACTGAGGGTTCCATCCCCATTCTTCCCTTGCGCAATTATCATCCATTGAGTTTGGCCAGCTATCTGCAATCGTTTGCTTAACCTTGTCAATATTATAATCCATATTAAACTCGGGAATATGTTTTTTTATCTCGTCACCGATCATTTCGGGGTCAAAACTCATTGCCGAAATGTTGAATGAGTTCCTGTGTATGAGTTTTTCAGGATTGGCTTCCATCAGATCTACACAGGCTTTTACCGCATCGGGCATGTACATCATATCGAGGAAGGTGCCTTTTTGTAAGTTGCAGGTATATTGTTGTTTTTTTATGGCTTCGTAATAAATTTCAACTGCATAATCGGTAGTGCCGCCGCCGGGTAGTGTTACATTGGAAATAATTCCGGGAAACCTTACCGAACGGGTGTCTACACCATAACGTTGATAATAGTAATTACTTAAAAGTTCTCCCGATACTTTGCATACCCCATAAATGGTGTTGGGTTGCATGATGGTATCCTGGGGAGTATTGTCTTTTGGTGTGGTAGGGCCAAAGGCTCCAATTGAGCTTGGTGTAAATACAGCGCAGTTATGTTCTTTTGCAATATTAAGGCTGTTTTCCAGTGCTCCCATGTTTATTTTCCATGCAAGTT is a window of Salinivirga cyanobacteriivorans DNA encoding:
- a CDS encoding L-threonine 3-dehydrogenase: MKNILVVGAGGQIGSELVPFLRKQYGANNVIAADIDEDKCKKLSEGPWEKLDATDGNRFLEIVKKYKIDTIYNMVALLSATGEKNPELAWKINMGALENSLNIAKEHNCAVFTPSSIGAFGPTTPKDNTPQDTIMQPNTIYGVCKVSGELLSNYYYQRYGVDTRSVRFPGIISNVTLPGGGTTDYAVEIYYEAIKKQQYTCNLQKGTFLDMMYMPDAVKACVDLMEANPEKLIHRNSFNISAMSFDPEMIGDEIKKHIPEFNMDYNIDKVKQTIADSWPNSMDDNCAREEWGWNPQFNLAAMTIDMLEKIEEKHQNGLI
- a CDS encoding nucleoside permease, coding for MSNVKIRLTILNFLQFFVWGTWLLSFGKYLNSTLGFTGEQIGAIFMAVGIGAIFMPALMGILADRYIKPNNVFAALHILGAGMLFLAAREQTFSALYPVMLIYLMLYMPTISLNNSISYEILKRERFDVVKAFPPIRVWGTIGFIIAVWIVDFLGWGVSENQLYFAAAFSLILGLYSLTFKTQKPAKTGEKFSLYKALGLDAFVLFKERKMAVFFIFSILLGAALQITNMWGEAFIHDFGSLTEFKDTFAVKNNGIIMSISQMSEVLFILTIPFFLKRFGIKKVMLMSMFAWVLRFMLFSAGGPVGIGLALIILSNIVYGMAFDFFNISGSLFVEKEAKPEIRGSAQGLFIIMANGFGAMIGAYFSGWIIDLYTTNGVKDWDSIWAIFGIYALIVAIAFMILFKYKHNPEEIKKAEEAGKI
- a CDS encoding bifunctional nuclease family protein is translated as MDKIKLKVLGISYSQTQTGAYALILAEDNGERRIPIIIGGFEAQAIAIELEGLKPPRPLTHDLFVNFADAYSINIIDVTINRLEEGIFYSEITCDNGNSRIKIDARTSDSIALALRFKCPIYTTPAVMEKAGIELETEKNDDREAGVSKTTLSREEQKEKYAQKTLEDLKKMLNEAIEKENYELASELRDEINQREKE